The following are from one region of the Malassezia vespertilionis chromosome 4, complete sequence genome:
- the YTA7 gene encoding TAT-binding protein-like protein 7, AAA ATPase (COG:O; BUSCO:EOG092606O3; EggNog:ENOG503NX6I), which translates to MAEGTRRSSRRSSEYASPGRERSSRRAAQGAFYTQYFAEGELSQDDDPEEVVAKDDTDDEMYDAPSDTEQYTCSGRQTVRYVESEEKGDSEEDVIQRTRSSCRVSKSVREFVASDDEEEENGNADYADTVRARRASERLQRRENLYNLAVSRSARRRNNAAMHRASSRLASSRAVRTDPDHSSDETVSSAESDRERHPAARSYSFRARKKVNYSLLQPPPEPPRDGFGRRIRRGSARGSASRSYELEPQASNERDNNASASIPALPYSSLPRSMRDKSGWDTLPLNMSGKDYARAFGDPDDSSDDEPRTTALSAPRSTLGAPSALLENGPTPAAGMGSSADPFGRVKPGDPLADVDPLGVDMCIDFKDVGGLDDHVHQLKEMVSLPLLYPEVFQRFNVTPPRGVLFHGPPGTGKTLVARALAASCSTQDQPISFFMRKGADCLSKWVGEAERQLRLLFEEAKRSQPSIIFFDEIDGLAPVRSSKQDQIHASIVSTLLALMDGMDGRGQVVVIGATNRPDSVDPALRRPGRFDREFYFPLPGKAARLSILQIHTRKWQPPLQQELKDVLAEATTGFGGADLRALCTEATLNAIQRRYPQIYSSTERLELEPTSIHVDGKDFMLALKKMVPSSARSTSAAHSPLAPHLVPLLGDTMHAAVSVFQRLLPPKLMRSALEEAMWEVDPDAGAPSLATETPAGALERELLQESFEKSRVYRPRLVLHGAAGMGQIQVAQGLVHAMEGVHVQTITVSTLLGDSTQTPESALVTLFQEARRLKPSLLFIPELEKWPLLLSNVTRESFGALLDALSTDDPIMLLAACNMPFNELPGEIRRWFGVRPLHQIGLDVPSTGARRAYLKDIAEQAARSPTEFADALPKRRRVLEELPKAPPRPPRPLTQAELQEQVEHDARLLEHLKYRLGPVLGELRKKFKKFTRDVWDEYNLRDLMEQFDWKRDKGKITITLRYDKDGYHSGYASEEERAPVPAPGQLVPNERENASPQGDSPYILRDFTIYTMTLEKMQKRLYYNGYLTCESFIEDINKIVANAEEAREVDADRVFRARQMQNLSTILLDQYVDPAFRAACAQMAVRYRAREEEAKRVGDLQKATEEASRLSGSRHSARVLGQAPEPSELVDVSTIERSHKRVRSSSQGAAQPAEEESAENKRVRTTHPDTPESDAQPQPALDTDHAAPPAMPRAEKVLDKAAQEKLVESLMLRTAGFSVEGLEQTRAICYELILAYRAAWDRTALLADIEQAVQELSRAVPDEDHVVYTSPLR; encoded by the exons ATGGCGGAAGGAACGCGGCGTAGCAGTCGGCGCTCTTCCGAGTACGCCTCACCTGGGCGCGAGCGCTCGAGTCGGagagctgcacaaggcgcgtTTTATACCCAATATTTTGCGGAAGGTGAGCTCAGCCAG GACGACGACCCCGAAGAGGTGGTCGCAAAAGACGACACGGACGATGAGATGTacgatgcgccgtcggATACAGAACAGTATACATGCAGCGGACGACAGACGGTGAGATATGTCGAGTCCGAGGAGAAGGGCGATTCGGAAGAGGATGTGATTCAAAGAACACGATCCTCGTGCCGCGTAAGTAAAAGCGTGCGTGAATTTGTCGCGtccgacgacgaggaagaagagaaCGGAAATGCAGACTATGCCGATacagtgcgtgcgcgccgcgcctcggagcgtctccagcgccgcgagaaCCTGTACAACCTCGCggtgtcgcgctcggcgcgccgcagaaacaatgcagcaatgcaccgtgccagctcgcgcttggcaagcaGCCGCGCAGTAAGAACCGATCCCGACCATTCTTCCGACGAAACAGTGTCGTCTGCCGAGAGTGATCGGGAGCGCCAccccgccgcgcgctcgtacagttttcgcgcgcgaaaaaaggTGAACTACTCGCTTCTTCAGCCGCCGCCAGAGCCTCCCAGGGACGGGTTTGGGCGCAGGATACGCCggggcagcgcgcgcggatccGCATCGCGGTCCTACGAGCTCGAGCCGCAAGCGAGCAATGAAAGAGACAACAACGCTTCGGCCTCCATTCCCGCCCTGCCTTACTCGAGCCTGCCGCGCAGTATGCGCGACAAAAGTGGATGGGATACACTGCCGCTGAACATGTCGGGCAAGGATTATGCTCGCGCATTTGGCGATCCGGACGATAGTTCCGACGACGAGCCCCGCACCACTGCGCTTAGCGCACCTCGCAGTACGCTCGGGGCGCCTTCTGCACTGCTTGAAAATGGGCCCACACCAGCCGCTGGCATGGGCTCCTCTGCGGATCCATTCGGCCGCGTTAAGCCGGGCGATCCGCTCGCCGATGTCGACCCACTCGGTGTGGATATGTGCATCGATTTTAAGGATGTGGGTGGCCTCGACGACCACGTCCACCAGCTCAAGGAGATGGTGAGCTTGCCGCTCTTGTACCCCGAAGTATTCCAGCGCTTTAACgtgacgccgccgcgtggTGTGCTTTTCCACGGGCCGCCAGGCACCGGAAAGACGCTAGTCGCccgtgcgctcgccgcaagctgctcgacacAGGACCAGCCGATCAGTTTTTTCATGCGCAAAGGCGCCGACTGTCTCTCGAAGTGGGTCGGCGAGGCGGAGCGCCAGCTGCGTTTGCTCTTCGAGGAAGCAAAAAGGTCGCAACCAAGCATTATATTCTTCGACGAGATCGACGGGCTCGCGCCTGTACGGTCGAGCAAGCAGGACCAGATTCATGCGAGCATTGTCAGCACACTCCTCGCTCTTATGGACGGCATGGACGGCCGCGGCCAAGTCGTCGTCATCGGCGCGACAAACAGGCCCGACTCGGTCGATCCTGCTCTCCGCCGTCCTGGGCGCTTTGACCGCGAGTTTTACTTTCCCCTTCCCGGGAAGGCAGCGCGCCTAAGCATCCTCCAAATCCACACGCGTAAATGGCAGCCGCCGCTCCAGCAAGAACTCAAAGACGTGCTGGCGGAGGCGACTACTGGatttggcggcgcggatcTGCGCGCACTGTGCACAGAAGCCACGTTGAACGCCATCCAGCGGCGCTACCCGCAAATCTACAGCAGCaccgagcgcctcgagtTGGAGCCCACCTCGATTCACGTGGACGGCAAAGACTTTATGCTGGCGCTAAAGAAAATGGTACCGTCTTCTGCACGATcgacaagcgcggcgcactcgccgcttgcgccgcaccttgtgccgctgctcggcgacaCCATGCACGCGGCAGTCTCCGTCTTCCAGCGCTTGCTACCGCCCAAATTGATGCGCAGTGCTCTGGAAGAGGCTATGTGGGAAGTGGACCCAgacgctggcgcgccgagcctCGCAACCGAGACGCCCGCCGGCGCCCTCGAGCGCGAACTGCTCCAGGAATCTTTTGAGAAATCGCGCGTGTATCGCCCGCGTCTTgtcttgcacggcgcggctgggATGGGCCAGATCCAAGTGGCGCAGGGCCTAGTGCATGCTATGGAAGGTGTGCATGTACAGACCATTACGGTCTCGACGCTGCTTGGAGACAGCACGCAAACGCCGGAATCGGCGCTTGTCACACTGTTccaagaagcgcggcgcctcaAGCCAAGTTTGCTGTTTATCCCCGAGCTGGAAAAATGGCCACTGCTGCTTTCAAACGTGACGCGCGAATcattcggcgcgctcctGGATGCATTGAGCACGGACGATCCCATCATGCTGTTGGCCGCGTGCAATATGCCGTTCAACGAGCTGCCCGGGGAAATACGCAGGTGGTTCGGCGTGCGTCCTTTGCATCAGATTGGGCTCGATGTGCCCTCGAccggagcgcggcgcgcataTCTCAAGGATATCGCCGAGCAGGCCGCGCGTTCGCCGACGGAGTTTGCCGATGCGCTGccaaagcggcgccgcgtgctgGAGGAACTGCCGAAAGCGCCTCCCAGGCCTCCGCGCCCGCTCACACAGGCAGAGTTGCAGGAACAGGTCgagcacgatgcgcgccttttAGAGCATCTCAAGTACCGTCTGGGGCCagtgctcggcgagctgcgcaaaaagttTAAGAAATTTACGCGCGATGTATGGGACGAGTATAATTTGCGCGATCTCATGGAACAGTTTGACTGGAAGCGCGACAAGGGCAAGATTACCATCACGCTACGCTACGACAAGGATGGATACCACTCGGGGTATGCGTCCGAAGAAGAAAGGGCacctgtgcctgcgcctggCCAGCTTGTCCCGAACGAGCGCGAGAATGCTTCGCCCCAAGGAGACTCGCCTTATATTTTGCGCGATTTCACTATTTATACCATGACGCTCGAAAAGATGCAAAAGCGTCTCTATTACAATGGCTACCTTACGTGCGAGAGCTTTATTGAGGACATTAACAAGATCGTCGCCAACGCcgaagaggcgcgcgaagTAGACGCCGATCGCgttttccgcgcgcgacaaatgCAAAACTTGTCGACCATTTTGCTGGACCAGTACGTCGATCCTGCTTTTCGcgctgcctgtgcgcaaATGGCAGTTCGATAccgtgcgcgcgaagaggaAGCCAAACGCGTTGGGGATCTGCAAAAGGCGACTGAAGAAGCAAGCAGACTGAGCGGATCGCGACATAGCGCTCGTGTGCTGGGCCAAGCGCCGGAGCCGAGCGAGTTGGTGGATGTGTCGACGATTGAGCGCTCGCACAAACGAGTCCGATCTTCTTCccaaggcgccgcgcagcctGCAGAAGAAGAGAGCGCTGAAAATaagcgcgtgcgcaccaCCCACCCCGATACGCCTGaaagcgacgcgcagccgcagccaGCTTTGGACACGGACCACGCGGCGCCCCCGGCAATGCCCAGGGCCGAAAAGGTGCTCGacaaagcggcgcaggagAAGCTCGTCGAGTCTCTAATGCTTAGAACTGCTGGATTTTCTGTGGAAGGTCTTGAACAGACCCGCGCTATATGCTACGAACTTATTTTGGCGTACCGCGCCGCATGGGaccgcaccgcgctgctcgccgacATCGAGCAAGCCGTGCAGGAACTGAGCCGTGCGGTGCCAGACGAAGACCACGTGGTGTATACTTCCCCGCTCCGTTGA
- a CDS encoding uncharacterized protein (EggNog:ENOG503NWQ8; COG:S; BUSCO:EOG092618M2): MPHSPKTVASASSGAAKLIPSFRKTSDEAVDHAGQLAHVGEQQMAQYGYHDGGDRPLPPHLARYIEPTEGEFDKQVEYDMDEQDQAWLAEMNETRKKEQLDAVSFESFEIIMDRLEKEWFALVKRIPSRFSIGEAQEENTFPEESLCAICDDNECENMNAIVFCDGCNLAVHQDCYGIPYIPEGQWLCRKCTVSPDRPVSCTLCPNEGGAFKQTTRGAWAHLLCALWIPETGVANPVYMEPIDGVEDIPKARWRLRCYLCNSKSGACIQCEHRSCFTAFHVVCARRAGLLTQARRHRTDEEADQPSGEQDGAGSQPLGAYCHHHLSPAQKQALLARVRGQTEDGEWSDSDVSTSELLLPKKYATTPYESIASKSARAYNKLYSSGPLPVPNYIVHRVLEYIARINIRRKPQAVAQIVRYWSLKRQEMRGAPLLKRLHIEPWTVGNFVEERTNALRLAKLQYVYRLREDLEKVRLLAELVRKREKEKLRILRIFHAHVLDRAVFCVGTHYHTALQKLASCVACATYLSMDRANWFLEPVSVDIAPDYYEVIQQPMTWTCIRARIDAFAYRHPRDMQADVQLLCDNAMQYNRPDSQIYKTAQKLAKHISAVFQELDANMRVLHDAPGMEPPEAVLRMLEAPPENAAFIPDAGASVMDAFLAQSYAEQAGTPPLSPDAAPRVQTLKRTREKAVHAPSRRSQRQSRKLEPEPVATEPRVLSNLDHKDSFKYFNTGWLLPPGARRNNRPRPPPCSLRAQKQSTKQRASKQTVEHSDSSLSELSDATM, encoded by the exons atgccgcACAGTCCAAAGACGGTTGCGTCGGCatcgagcggcgctgcgaaaTTGATCCCCTCTTTTCGCAAAACCAGCGATGAGGCGGTGGATCATGCCGGTCAGCTGGCGCACGTGGGCGAGCAGCAAATGGCGCAGTACGGCTACCACGATGGCGGCGACCGGCCGTTGCCGCCGCATCTTGCGCGGTATATCGAGCCGACAGAAGGCGAATTTGATAAGCAGGTAGAATATGACATGGACGAGCAGGACCAAGCATGGCTGGCCGAGATGAACGAGACGCGCAAGAAAGAACAGCTCGACGCTGTGAGTTTCGAGTCGTTTGAGATTATTATGGACCGACTCGAGAAAGAGTGGTTTGCCCTGGTCAAACGCATCCCGTCGCGCTTTTCCATTGGCGAGGCACAGGAGGAAAATACGTTTCCTGAAGAGTCTttgtgcgcgatttgcgaCGATAACGAGTGCGAGAACATGAATGCGATTGTGTTTTGCGATGGGTGCAACTTGGCCGTGCACCAGGACTGCTACGGCATCCCATACATACCCGAGGGCCAGTGGCTGTGCAGGAAGTGCACAGTATCACCCGACCGCCCCGTATCGTGCACCTTGTGCCCAAACGAGGGCGGCGCATTCAAGCAGACGACACGGGGCGCTTGGGCGCATCTGTTGTGTGCATTGTGGATCCCCGAGACGGGCGTCGCGAATCCTGTGTATATGGAGCCCATTGACGGAGTCGAAGATATCCCGAAAGCACGCTGGCGGCTGCGGTGCTACCTGTGCAATAGCAAGAGCGGGGCGTGCATTCAATGCGAGCACAGATCCTGTTTCACGGCTTTTCACGTGGtgtgcgcacggcgagctggGCTGCTCAcacaggcgcggcgccaccgCACCGACGAGGAGGCAGACCAGCCAAGCGGTGAACAGGACGGCGCTGGGTCGCAGCCGCTTGGCGCATACTGCCATCATCACCTCTCACCTGCACAGAAACAAGCAttgcttgcgcgtgtgcggGGGCAAACGGAGGATGGTGAGTGGAGCGACTCGGACGTGTCCACCAGCGAGCTCCTGCTACCCAAGAAGTACGCCACAACGCCGTACGAATCCATCGCCTCGaaaagtgcgcgcgcgtacaATAAATTATACTCGTCTGGCCCCCTCCCTGTACCCAACTACATTGTGCACCGCGTATTGGAGTACATTGCGCGGATCAACATACGGCGCAAGCCGCAAGCCGTGGCGCAGATCGTGCGTTACTGGAGTTTGAAACGACAGGAaatgcgcggtgcgccgctgctgaaACGCCTGCATATTGAG CCATGGACTGTTGGCAACTTTGTCGAAGAGCGGACGAATGCACTGCGACTGGCCAAGCTCCAA TATGTATACCGCTTGCGCGAGGATTTGGAAAAAGTGCggctccttgccgagctcgtgCGAAAGCGCGAAAAGGAAAAGCTTCGCATCCTTCGCATTTTCCACGCCCATGTGCTGGATCGCGCCGTCTTTTGCGTGGGGACACACTACCATACCGCGCTCCAAAAGCTAGCATCGTGCGTTGCCTGCGCTACTTACCTCAGCATGGACCGTGCGAATTGGTTTCTCGAGCCAGTCTCGGTCGATATCGCGCCAGACTACTACGAGGTGATTCAGCAGCCTATGACATGGACGTGCATTCGTGCGCGTATTGATGCGTTTGCCTACCGCCATCCCCGCGACATGCAGGCTGATGTACAGCTCTTGTGTGACAATGCAATGCAGTACAACCGACCCGACTCGCAGATTTACAAAACCGCACAAAAGTTGGCGAAACACATTTCGGCTGTATTCCAGGAGCTCGACGCAAACATGCGCGTATTACACGATGCGCCGGGAATGGAGCCACCAGAAGCAGTCCTGCGCATGTTGGAGGCACCGCCAGAGAATGCAGCTTTTATACCCGACGCAGGTGCAAGCGTCATGGATGCCTTCTTGGCGCAGAGCTACGCGGAACAAGCGGGCACGCCACCGCTTTCGCCAGACGCTGctccgcgcgtgcagacACTCAAGCGCACTCGCGAAAAGGCCGTGCACGCGCCAAGCCGACGAAGCCAGCGGCagtcgcgcaagctcgaACCCGAGCCGGTGGCAACAGAACCGCGCGTGCTGAGCAACCTGGACCACAAAGACTCGTTCAAGTACTTTAACACGGGCTGGCTTCTTCCCCCTGGTGCGCGTCGCAACAATCGACCCCGGCCGCCGCCATGttcgttgcgcgcgcaaaagcaaagCACAAAGCAACGCGCGAGCAAACAGACCGTGGAACATAGCGACTCGTCGTTGAGCGAGCTCTCGGATGCGACTATGTAG
- the CDC28_2 gene encoding RNA helicase (COG:A; EggNog:ENOG503NWYD), with translation MSDPMRSSASGADTLSLRERSRQEYLAKRSQQQVELLRSEIRDEEAFFRGVKLTRREKRELDHKKELLRIAEEHAALDERQDEYALPEDYITEQGRMDRKRKHATLHERRYDDERQRRERRRDLERVPEGDSFEREQMERSMLLLDVAPRVGDAQQDDFDFVFDESQTIQFIVDQQKEGGLNQVTSEKELALQRELQEAENRATTIEETRKSLPVYALREELLQAIAEFQVLIVVGETGSGKTTQLPQFLYESGYTKDGKMVACTQPRRVAAMSVAARVAEEMGVRLGAECGYSIRFEECTSDKTMLKYMTDGMLLREFLTNPDLGSYSAIMIDEAHERTLSTDILFGLVKDIARFRPDLKLIISSATLDAEKFSEFFDDAPIFFVPGRRFPVDIHYTPHPEANYLHAAITTVFQIHTTQPKGDVLVFFTGQDEIEAAAESLQQTAQALGGKIPELLICPIYANLPSDMQAKIFEPTPEGARKVVLATNIAETSITIDGVAFVIDPGFVKQNSYNPRSGMAALTVVPCSRASANQRAGRAGRVGPGKCFRLFTKWAYNNEMEENTVPEIQRTNLANVVLLLKSVGIHDLLNFDFLDPPPTDTLIRSLELLYALGALNDRGELTKLGRRMAEFPVDPMMSKAILTSEDHHCTEEVLSIVSMLAESGSLFFRPRDKKMHADRQRQTFIRPGGDHFTLLNIWEQWVESGYSTAFCLENFLQPKALARVRDVRDQLAHLCERVELVPASSAANPDISGIQKSLLAGYFMNSARLQKGGETYRSIKQNHSVYIHPSSGLYKHVPQPRFLCYYELVETSKNFMRQVMEIQPAWLLEVAKHYFHRDDVQDHSKQQRMHRNVGAAPSYTNDSQGARA, from the coding sequence ATGAGCGACCCAATGCGTTCCAGCGCGTCTGGTGCAGATACGCTTTCGCTGCGGGAGCGATCTCGTCAGGAATACCTTGCAAAGCGCTCGCAACAGCAAGTCGAGCTTTTGCGAAGCGAGATTAGGGATGAAGAGGCGTTCTTTCGCGGTGTAAAGCtgacgcgccgcgagaaGCGTGAATTGGACCACAAAAAAGAACTCTTGCGCATTGCAGAAgagcatgcagcgctggatgaGCGCCAGGATGAGTATGCGCTTCCGGAAGACTACATAACCGAGCAGGGCCGTATGGACAGGAAACGCAAGCACGCTACGCTGCACGAGCGGCGATACGACGACGAGAGACAACGTCGCGAACGGAGGCGCGACCTTGAGCGGGTGCCCGAGGGTGATTCATTTGAGCGTGAGCAGATGGAGCGGTCgatgctgctgctcgatgtggcaccgcgcgtcggcgatgcacagcaggATGACTTCGATTTTGTGTTTGACGAGTCGCAGACGATCCAGTTCATCGTTGACCAGCAAAAAGAAGGCGGTTTGAACCAGGTTACGTCTGAAAAAGAGCTCGCACTTCAAAGAGAGCTGCAAGAAGCCGAAAACCGCGCGACGACCATTGAAGAGACGCGCAAAAGCCTGCCCGTGTATGCCTTGCGCGAAGAACTCCTGCAAGCAATCGCCGAGTTTCAAGTGCTCATTGTTGTCGGCGAGACGGGCTCGGGCAAGACGACGCAGCTTCCCCAGTTCCTCTACGAGTCAGGATACACCAAGGATGGCAAAATGGTGGCGTGCACGCAGCCGCGGCGAGTTGCTGCAATGAgtgtcgctgcgcgagttGCCGAAGAAATGGGCGTGCGTCTTGGCGCAGAGTGTGGGTACAGTATCCGATTTGAAGAATGCACCTCGGACAAAACCATGCTCAAGTACATGACGGATGGCATGCTGCTCCGCGAGTTTCTCACGAATCCTGACCTCGGCAGTTATTCGGCGATCATGAtcgacgaagcgcacgagcgcacgcTAAGCACCGACATTCTGTTCGGCCTAGTCAAggacattgcgcgctttcGTCCCGACCTAAAACTGATTatttccagcgcgacaCTCGACGCTGAAAAGTTTAGCGAATTCTTTGACGACGCGCCTATCTTTTTCGTCCCGGGACGGCGGTTCCCGGTCGACATACATTATACCCCCCACCCCGAGGCGAATTATTTGCATGCTGCTATCACCACCGTGTTTCAAATTCACACCACCCAGCCAAAAGGCGATGTCCTTGTTTTTTTCACGGGCCAGGACGAGATTGAGGCCGCGGCGGAGAGCTTGCAGCAAACTGCGCAGGCCCTCGGCGGCAAAATTCCAGAGCTGCTCATCTGCCCTATTTACGCAAATCTTCCAAGCGACATGCAGGCAAAGATCTTTGAGCCTACGCCAGAAGgtgcgcgcaaagtcgTGCTCGCGACCAACATCGCCGAAACCTCGATCACGATCGACGGGGTTGCGTTTGTGATTGACCCTGGATTTGTCAAGCAGAACTCGTACAACCCGCGCTCTGGCATGGCTGCACTCACCGTCGTGCCTTGCTCTCGCGCCTCTGCAAACCAACGTGCGGGGCGTGCAGGCCGCGTTGGACCCGGCAAGTGTTTCCGTCTTTTTACAAAGTGGGCGTACAACAACGAAATGGAGGAGAATACTGTGCCAGAGATCCAGCGGACAAACTTGGCGAATGTAGTGCTCTTGCTCAAGTCGGTCGGGATCCACGACCTGCTCAACTTTGACTTTTTGGACCCGCCGCCGACGGATACCCTGATCCGGTCCTTGGAGCTCTTGTatgcgctgggcgcgctcaacgaccgcggcgagcttaccaagcttgggcggcgcatggccgagTTTCCCGTGGACCCAATGATGAGCAAAGCCATTCTCACATCGGAGGACCATCACTGCACGGAAGAAGTATTGTCGATCGTCTCCATGCTCGCCGAAAGCGGCTCCTTGTTTTTCCGCCCCCGCGACAAGAAAATGCACGCGGACCGCCAGCGACAAACGTTTATACGCCCGGGAGGCGACCATTTCACACTGCTCAACATCTGGGAGCAATGGGTAGAGAGTGGGTACAGCACCGCGTTTTGTCTCGAAAACTTTCTGCAGCCgaaagcgcttgcgcgcgttcGCGACGTGCGTGACCAGCTGGCACATCtctgcgagcgcgtcgaacTCGTCCCtgcgtccagcgccgccaatcCCGATATCTCTGGCATCCAAAAATCCTTGCTGGCGGGCTATTTTATGAATTCTGCGCGCCTCCAAAAAGGAGGCGAGACGTACCGCAGCATCAAGCAGAACCACTCGGTGTATATTCACCCCTCGTCCGGACTTTATAAACACGTACCGCAGCCTCGATTTCTGTGCTACTATGAGCTCGTGGAAACCTCGAAAAACTTTATGCGGCAAGTGATGGAAATTCAGCCCGCGTGGCTGCTCGAGGTCGCAAAGCACTACTTTCACCGCGACGATGTCCAGGATCATtccaagcagcagcgcatgcaccgcaACGTAGGTGCCGCTCCATCGTATACAAATGATagccaaggcgctcgcgcgtaG